Genomic DNA from Lactuca sativa cultivar Salinas chromosome 8, Lsat_Salinas_v11, whole genome shotgun sequence:
CCTTAATAGGGAAGACAAAGACGAGATTGAACCAAGATTGCAACATTCGTCTCTAATTTTGATAAACCGGACCAACAAATATAAATAATTGGAAAATAGATTTATCGAAAGCTATACTGACGACAAGTCGTCGACATAGGTTTTCAGCATACTGCGTATTTTTTGGTCGTTCCCGCCAGAGGTTTCGAGACGACATGTCGTCAGCACAAGTATCCGGGTCAAACGATTTTGGTCAAAGTTGGCAAAACGTGTGGCGACGACTAATCGTCGGCATAGGGGGAGTTGTAGCGATGACTTTTGTCGTCGGTATAGGTGTCGTCACCATAGCCATGTATTCCTGTAGTGATTGAGGGGCGAAAGACATACTACAGGTATGTATTCATCCGTATTTCCTTTCGATTTCCAtttctaattttgattttttgactaaatttgacctaattttcaTCATGGTGCCATAGAACTGCAATAATTGTTTGCTCCACAATCCTTGATACATCATAGCGATTTCTGGtgcatacccccccccccccccccccctcaactTTGGTGCCTATTGCTTCATTCATTTTTTTCATTTGCCTTTGTTAAATCATCATCAACTGATGACAAAGACAACACAGGTTTGTGGGTTCTTTTATCAGTAAAGAATGTTACCATACAATTTTGCAATAGAACATTTAAATTGGTTCAGCTAATACACAACAATTATAAGGGGATCAGTTTCGTCCTGATGCTTCTGGTTCAGTTCAAACACAACAGTGACACAGCTTCCCTACTACCCACAATAATTTACAGGTATCACTTTTGTTGTTATGCACagtaactgtttgatgaaatgcatgagATATGTTTTCTGTAATGGGATTTTTTGATGTTATAGAAAACCTTACACCTGAAGTATAGCTCGAAGATCAAATGGTAATTGCACATTTATATTGCATGTTATTTGTTAAAGTAATATCTTTTGCTTATGGGATGATTGTCTAAACCTGCTTCCATGTTATCTCTTTCATACCtaatttaattatttgattaaaatttaAACATATTTATTGATTAAATGTGAATGAAATTTTGTTCTTATATAAGATGTGTTCATTGGGTTGATTAGAGGGTTAAATCATGGAAACAATCATCTGTAACCAATTCCTTTCCATTTAGCAATACTACTTGGTTGTTcaaatctcattttttttttctgttagaTGATACTCTTCTCTTATAACCTCATCAGCTTAAGTATTTCGTCTCATTTTAGGAAAGTTTGATCTTTTTGTTCGCTTTGGTTCCTTTTTTGTGTGAGTATTTTAGTGATGTTTAAAAAAGAAATCCTGACATTTGTTGTGCTAAAACCATCTAAGTTGATCAATAACAACATGATCCCTGTCTATAAAAATTAACTTTTTCAAGTTAGTGAAGAAAAGAAGaggtaatttttgattttttttaaaaaaaaaaattgttttagtgTATTACttgtaatttcatttttttcacgAGTCAAATTATTTCCAGGCGTTGATTCTGGATTACTTTTGACATTTCTTAACTCAAGTTCATAGTTGTGATTTAGGAATTCTTCCATTTAACAGGAAATTTGAAGTGCATGATGTCATATAGCATATGTGGGATCTATTAAACACCTCATTTCCATGATTTTCCCTGCTTGGTTCTTTATGTATCGAGTAAGAGATAAACACCCATAATCCCATATATAGCTTACTAGATTAAGTCTTTGTCCACCTTAATCACtttaagttaaaaataaaatttaattgctaaaatagcaatgtactttcctcTGTTTTACAAATATGAGCAACATACTTTAGTTTTAAGTTCTATCCTATAATACCATCATACCTTTAATTTTCTAACCACTTTAATCAATACATGCTTTTTTATTCCTTACCGAGAATGTTGACGTTGCATTTCTTATGTTGACAGGACTGCCACATAATCTTACACATAATGGCAATGCCTTATGCACAGGAAGTTAAGATACAACTATTAAGGTTAGAATTAGATCATACAAACTCTGGAATCTTCGATTCCTTTCTTTTTTTGTAACATAGTTAGGAGATAGATCCTATAAACTTTGAAAAGTGACTCAGGTTAATTCTAacgtttattatttattttaaggaAATTTGGAAGAAATAATATAATAGCTTTTTGGTGGCTGACTCAACCTGTGAGCCCGGGCCAATGCAACATGATTATAGTTATGATCAAACACTTTGAAATATTATAGTTAATAGGGTAGTTTTTCAAAGTATAACATcctattttaaaaaatgaaatgaCAGAATTCCCCTAATATGAATTACTCTTACTTTTTTATTTACATATCTATGTTTTTGCATTTCTTGGATTTACATCTTACATTTAGTTTTCTTACCAAAAAGTTTATACAAAGAAATATTCAACCTCTGTAGTCTACATGCTGGAATATTGATGTAAcattggatcttcaagaaaattattttttaaaaagtcATTTCTtactttcatttatatttcttcttttttgttctttttaaatTACTTTAATGTCCGAGAGGCCGAAGATCTCATACAAGCAGCTCTGACGAAGCTACAAAAAGGATACATCATGAATGACCACTCTTACACCATCATCTCCACAGCACCAGCACAAGAAGAGTACAAAACCCTAAAGAACATCCTTGAAGAGGCAAAATCGGATGATCTGTCCATGAAAGACAATATCATATTCATGATCGGATCAATCCATAAGAGGATCTCAATTTACAAACATCTGATGAAAAACAAATCCGCTAGTTAGATGAAGTTTCCCTtccaataaataaatgaataaactaTATCGCTTAATCTAAATCCGATCCCGCAATAACGGGGGCACTTTTCTAGTTTTCAaacaaaattaaagaaaaggaaCTTTTTTCCCACTATGATCCCACACTCATTaactcaagaatcaaaaattCATACCCAGCTCAGATACAACCACCCAACTACATTTGAAATAGCAAGGGCCCATCACTAAATCAACACCCATGACCCACCCAAAAGCAATTAACGAATGTGAGGACCAATTTCATGAAAACCCTTATAGAAAACAATAACTAAATCAAGAAAACAGAAATTTGCAGCCCCTTCGTGACTTAACTAAGATGAGGGTAGTGAAGATGAAAATGGTGATCGGTTTGCGATGATGGacaaatttagaaaattaggatTGGTTTGTGATGATGAACAAATTCGAAAATTGGGATTTTAAGTCAACTAAGTAAGCTCCTGACAAAAGGTGGCGCCGTGATTGATGCACCAATCATGTTGTATAAATACCAAATCCAACAAATATTTGATTTTTCACCCAACCATTTTGGTCTTGTACATGAAAAACTAGAAGATGTACAAATGAGGATTTAGATAATAAGCCTTACATGATTCTTACTTGGACCAATGTACATGAAAAGCGACAcctttaaacatataaaaagcaGCAGGTAGAGAGCAAGACAGCATAATACCATATTTTATACTGTGATACTAACGATTTGATCTTTATATaaacaccaaatccaacaaaagtttcaaaattgacACCTATAAACATACAAATGCCATTCAAATATAAAATCCAAATAGTAGTATAAATAAAGCAGTATTACATACCAAACAATCATTGAAAATACATACTCAAGAACAACTTGCATTCTGGAGGATCTATGCAGCTTATCTTCCTCTCTTCATCATGGCAACTCTTATCATGAAGGCAACGTTTATCTTGTCCATTGTTTCCTCAGCAAACCTGAAAAGCTTCCATCTCCACTCCTTCTTGAACAACAAAACTCCAATAACACCCCAAAACCCTGTCACAAAACCACTCATTATGTCCACGTAAAACAACCATTCGTTCTCCAGCTCATCAACTGCTTCGTGTTTCTTTTGGCGCGTTGTTGTTGGGTCTTCATGAACGGAGCAATTATTTGGCAATGGAGCTCCACATAGATCTTTGTTTCCTGTATATATTGATGGATCATCCAGGGTCTGCAACTGATTTCCTGTTGGAATGGGTCCCGacaagttgttgtgtgacaaattcAAATGGCTCAAAAAAGTCAAAGCTGCCATGCTTGCAGGGATCATCCCGGTCAACTTGTTTCCAGATAAATCGAGAGAAAACAActtcttcatgtttccaatgttatATGGAATACTCCCACTGAGATGATTATTAGACAGGTTGAGACCCATCAACATGGCAAGTGCTGTTAGCTTGATCGGTATTTCTCCTGAAAGTTTATTGCTTGAAAGGTCCATGTTAAAAAGTAGATCCCACGTTTTTGTGTATTCACGATCAACACCATTCAGGACTTGAATCACATTATCTGCAGATCGCCGATAGTCTAGGCCAGTATTACCAGATAGCATGGCATATAACTCTCCTAGACAATCAGGTATGCTTCCCATCAAGTTGTTGTATGCAACATCCAAAatctgaagatttgaagatttgcaCAAAGATTGTGGAATTCGACCAGTGAAGTTATTTTTGTGTAACCTTAAAACCATTAAATTTGTAAGGCTTTCTCCATTCCACTCAGGTATACTTCCACAAAATATATTATTACCCAAATCCAAGACTTCTAGGTTTTGTAAATTCCACAATTCTGAAGGAGGTTCACCAGTAAAGTTATTGCCATTCAATTTTAACCGGTATAATGATGAACAAAGACCTAAGGAACTCGGAACGACACCAGAAAGGTGATTTGAACTAAATatcatggtatgcaactcttgaAGATTCCCAAGGCATTTGGGAATTTTCCCGGTTAACCTATTTCTGGAAAGATCAAGATATTCCAAATGCGTCCTTCTACATAATGACTTTGGAATCGACCCAATGAAAAGGTTGTTTTCCAGGAACAGTGACCTTCGAATGGATGCAgtgaaaatgtcatttttcatgACTTGTGACCTTGGAATTGACTCGGTGAAAAGGTAATTTTCCAGGAACATTGACATGTAATCATATCTATTTACATTAACATTTCCACCGTTGGGAAGGTTTGTCAATGGTCCTTTGAGTTTGTTGTGAGAAAGATCCAAGAAAGGAATGATGGGCATCTTCTGCAACCATGTGGGCAGAGGTCCCGAAATTGTAGTATTAGACAATGCTAATCTTGCAAGTTTCCTTTGGTATCGAAGCCACTGTGGAAATTCATTTCCAATATTGCAAGAACTAAGTTGAAGAGAAACCAACTGAAATGAAGGTATCCACTCACGTGAAACATTGAACGCCAACCTAATGTTGGAAGAAATATCCAATTGCTTCAACATTGAAAGGTTGGCAAAGTGGTCTTCAAAAACTACTCCTTCTAAAGAATTGCTAGACAAATCTAGGTATTGGAGTTTAGCAAGTTGCCCAATTGAAACAGGAATAGTCCCATTTAACATATTTGAAGACAGCCAAATTGCTTGTACTGTAACAAGTCCACCCAAGGATGCTGGGATGGGACCTGTTAACTGATTGGATCTCAAATTCAAATATATCAAA
This window encodes:
- the LOC111893249 gene encoding receptor-like protein EIX2; this translates as MLVFKADDMAWTFRLSSLEHLDLSNVDLGGAKNRGMSLSMIPLLKELSLSGCGLSNADFAPFLNSSRILSNIKYLDLSRNYFKGPLPGFFLNMTSLVFLDLGLNFFEGPLPGFFQNLKSLAFLDLSGFDLSLTWNFASLLNTIPSLSELHLSRCGLHNTLLSPPYLNSSTLSNIRHLDLSSNSIGGVFPSYLKNMSSLRVLDLSENSLTSLDSNMPNLLELDLSSNKFKQFEHVGIWRHCHLKKFSVSNNYFTIEISDTSKNGSECSEYALERLEIVMSLHGRIPEAVGRLANLREIDLSFNGLTGPIPKSLRKLIFLEVLDLSYNALTGPIPTFIGNLTTLQLSFNQLNGSIPESFGNLSALTYLDLRFNRLTGPIPTSLGRLVSLQQVMLFSNMLNGSIPESFGNLSALTYLDLHFNRLTGPIPASLGRLVSLQEIILSFNELSGSIPESFGKLPALIYLNLRSNQLTGPIPASLGGLVTVQAIWLSSNMLNGTIPVSIGQLAKLQYLDLSSNSLEGVVFEDHFANLSMLKQLDISSNIRLAFNVSREWIPSFQLVSLQLSSCNIGNEFPQWLRYQRKLARLALSNTTISGPLPTWLQKMPIIPFLDLSHNKLKGPLTNLPNGGNVNVNRYDYMSMFLENYLFTESIPRSQVMKNDIFTASIRRSLFLENNLFIGSIPKSLCRRTHLEYLDLSRNRLTGKIPKCLGNLQELHTMIFSSNHLSGVVPSSLGLCSSLYRLKLNGNNFTGEPPSELWNLQNLEVLDLGNNIFCGSIPEWNGESLTNLMVLRLHKNNFTGRIPQSLCKSSNLQILDVAYNNLMGSIPDCLGELYAMLSGNTGLDYRRSADNVIQVLNGVDREYTKTWDLLFNMDLSSNKLSGEIPIKLTALAMLMGLNLSNNHLSGSIPYNIGNMKKLFSLDLSGNKLTGMIPASMAALTFLSHLNLSHNNLSGPIPTGNQLQTLDDPSIYTGNKDLCGAPLPNNCSVHEDPTTTRQKKHEAVDELENEWLFYVDIMSGFVTGFWGVIGVLLFKKEWRWKLFRFAEETMDKINVAFMIRVAMMKRGR